The genomic region attttacgaaaaatataaattatatattgtatttaagaagaatataaagaaaGGGGCAGAAAACGAGAAAACTACATTGCAAACATAATTAATTGTGAAAGAAAATACGATTAgcatattttgtattatttttttaagtaatatgtattttatgcatattaatGCATTATGCATGTTTCTATATTAAGATATGCatttaaaaagtataaaagGGTTACTGAAatgttataataaatgagCATATCTATATGTCTATAACATAAATTTTACACATGTGTGCTTTGAATTTTGTTTGTAAACAAATGGAATTTTAATAGCAATCATATGTTGCTATTAAGAATTATGTGTAAAAGATTGGAAAGATAAAAACATTAAGAAAATAAAGGggtgtattttttttaaacataaaaGTTATATGGGACAGAAAacgaaatataatttaatataggacaaatatttttaaattttaattaataattttgaattaataaatattatatatctaacaaatatatttatattacataATGCTTACTGCCTGATTCAAGATGACTATATTACTATCAAATAGTTTGTAcctattatattaattatgtgtattttttttacctcTATGCAGTGTTGGAAAAACATCATTAATGAATCAATacgtaaataaaaagtttacGAATCAATACAAAGCTACaagtaattatataatctGATAATATCATATATGATTTTAGGGTGTGCTTATGTTATGAAGTCAttctattattatcatcttaatataatttaataaaactttgtttttttcagtTGGAGCAGATTTTTTAACAAAGGAAACAGTAGTTGACAATGAGCAATTAACTATGCAGGTTATATGagaatgaaataaatattacaattatacgtatatatacatttgaTGTATTAATTAACTTGCTATTATTGCAATACTATAATATCACGAATTACATAATGATACAATGATACATTTTACATTATTGGTATTGCacatattttacaaaatgttTATCTTAGATATGGGATACAGCAGGGCAGGAGCGCTTTCAAAGTTTAGGTGTGGCCTTTTATAGAGGAGCAGACTGTTGTGTCTTAGTTTTTGATTTAACAAATTACAAAACTTATGAATCTTTAGAATCTTGGAAAGATGAATTTCTAATACAagtaaagaaaatgaagcAAAACTATTTTTCCAAATGCATATGCAAgcatattttcttttcataatcattaacataaatatgttcATGTAACATTTTGGATAAtactttttcattaatttatattttctcttTTCAGGCAAGTCCAAAGGATCCTGAAAATTTCCCCTTTGTTATAATTGGAAATAAAGTTGATGAAACgaataaaagaaaagtaATTTTTAAGCAAATAATACAATCATTTATAAGTATGTTAGTATGGGtcaatatatacatatgttttttttaggTTCAATCTGTAAAAGTTTTGCAATGGTGTAaagcaaataataatataccaTACTTTGAGACAAGTGCCAAAAATGCAATTAACGTTGATCAAGCATTTGATGAAATAGCAAGAAAGGCTATGAAGCAAGAACTTCAAGAGGAGCAAATGTAAGAAAATgcaacaaaaaataatgataaatataggaaataaaaatattttttctctttatttatatattaaaataaaaatttacatgTACTCCTGTTGtcattcatattttatcttcTGCGATTATGCATAACTCATGCGAAAATGCTATTGTTTACATATAGTATTTTCTGAAAGCCATGCACACATCACACTTTATTAATGctttcttattttatttattctaaTCAGATATCTACCCGAAACCTTTAGTCTAAATAGCCATAAtgatcaaaaaatatacaaaagcCGCTGTtgttaattaaaatattaagacaataaattttttttattactaaaaagcattatttattatattttttatccgatatctttttgtaattgtttttctatgaaaattttttttcactggaaattatatacactATCCACAATgttgtatatatgtatataaatgtcTTTATGTGCGTGATTATTACAGAATgaatgcatatatgtataataatgatCTTATATGCAAATCAATTTGTCATTTGTTGACACATAAGAGACattcaataaaatttattattattttatatattgtttaaatacgttaaaaacaaaataatgaaatacaatttttatgcaTTATTATATCCAAGGAAATGCAtttaagtaaaaatattgtgttcaaatatactttttagTATTTAGGAAGCAGCACAATCTTTGCATTTCCATAGTCaattattatgaaatattataaatagataaatacaataaatgtatatatatcatcgcaaagtatataataacttttatttttaatgttaGAATAATTAAGgacaaataaaattcgCAGCTGTATATAACAGTTTATATGTATCACGATTTTCCCAAAAAGTAAaccaatatataaatatgtatatgcgGATTTATATTTCCCCCTTTatctcatttttttaataattgatTTGTTTCCTTATTAGTCGAATCCACAATATGAAGCTATATATTTGTGAAAATTAGCACAAATACATTATGGTAATGAATACagtcattttgttttaaaaatatactctttttatttattatattagatatatattcttttctatgtttatattgaattttgtcatttaaaaaacaagTAGTTAAAATCTATAAAACTTATACCAATGTTTATATcgcatatattattcaaataatatatatagtgaGAAAGTATAATAATTAGTATTTTTGGGAATAGTTTATGATaagttattataatttttaatagcatatatattttttggatgatgattattatactattttttttttgcattaatataatttttatgaatattttaagacaatagatataataaaatactgTTTTTGAATGGTCGTTGCGTATagattaaaaatttataatgtatacaatatgtataatataatatgcgCATGTTTCCTTCGTATTTTTGCGCGTATAAAATTTTGCTATAACATttgcatataattttttataaaaaaaataaaaatggtatttttatatttgttccaaaatgataattaatatattctttatattaaaaaaaatatgattacaaaaaaaataaataagtgaaattatacttttgtattttttcgccggcaaaaaatattatagtattcctttatgataatatattgattattataagtattaaggattttttataaaggACAAATTCGTGATATTACTATAAGTTTTTTGAAAAACTGTAATTATGTACACTCGGTATGCCATATGttagaaaattatattttatatatataatatttttttcatataactatttattacatatatatatatttttttttcgaaaaatgaataaataattcgaatataatattatgttttggtgatattattataatgcaaaacatatattattttatggaAATGTTGTGTATATGATATGGATATTTTTAAgacaaaaacaataaattgatttttataatcatcaacaattatttaaaaatagtaggatatataatttgttttttattatatttttttaaatttggtatatatgttaatgtgtgcatattttttttgacttgttatattatatatatttatatgtgaGTAATTAGTTATTATAGGAAATAAGGGCATACATATTccttatacatatatgtagctaagaataattaattctaaatggaaattataaatttagaaaaaatataagaattAAATAAGTTCAAAATAAGTctaagatataaaaaaatggaagaaGTTGAAGTGCCTATTCCcgatttattaaaaaaactaatTAACACGCACAACTATTATATAGACAAAACAActttatatttgaaaacCAGATGGTTTTCATTACTGggcttatttattatatatgtacttAGGGTTTATTATGTAACTGGATTTTATGTTGTATCGTATGCATTAtcgatttttttgttaaatttatttttaagatTTTTAACCCCTCACAATATTGAAGAAATATATGAGCAGTATGAAAATGAGAATAATGGATTATTGCTTCCTATGAAACAAACCAACGAACAAAAAAGAGATAATAATcctgatgaaaaaaaagaatttagACCATTTTTAAGgaaattaaatgaatttaaattttggtTATATTCAACGAGAGCTATTTTGTTATCAATAGTTTGCACATTTTTCCCATTTTTAGACATACCTGTATTCTGGCccttattacttttttattttatatgtttatttttggCTACTATGAAggaacaaattaaaaatatgatcagatttaaatatttaccCTTTAACACATGTaatgttttaatatttaaaaaaaacgaatacattcttttttcaattttaaagAAAGTATATAAGCATATTATTGAATAGtgatacatatatatatagacgcgtgcatatattcatttacttttcttctttttcagCTACCAAGCAAACATATGGTTCCATCGTTCGGGGGAGTGGACGAAACAAATAAAGTTAAATATcctatacatattattatataggAGGACTCATATTTGAACGAAATTAGTGTAtagtttttttcttatatatatagttatatttttttaattttagtagaatattattgttttattcatttattgttaaaatgcttaatatataattgtttaatttatttatataattattacatatagttttgtaaattaaatcttttaaatgctaaaaaaaattaataaacaaatataaaagtttATGTTTCGATGAGCATTATACTAAGCTTTGTGGCATAATATACgctgatatatattttatgaattatttatgtaatatttGAACACCAATGCATTTAAATGAAATCATTGGTACTATACATTAATAGGAGAagacatattttatgaataatggtattgtatattttttattcattaataaaaacagAAAGGTTTAACAATGATAATTGGTATACAAATagttaatttaaaaaaaagtaagggcatataacataaaaaaagaaaatagcAAATAAAACTACTTTAgataaatgcatatattttaatcatttttaataataaagtgTTATCTTCCAGTAGCATCATCGTACTGTTCAATCATTTCGAGATCCTTATCCGAAATATTGTACTCTTTCATTAATCTTTCTGTAATAATTCGTTTCCTTCTTTGAGATACTGTTTCTTTTGGCGCTAATGTATAAACTGAATAAaggaaaacaaaaataattaaagaaTTAACTACAAAACTAGTAAAATCTTTCTTTATGCTTACAAAAAACTTTCCTCTGTTATACCCAAAGACACTTAAATTTCTTTTTGGTTGcgaattaattattttatatttaggCTTTGAaaaatcataattattattttttgtatcatTAGTagtttttgtatttaatgAGTTGTTATTatagttattatttttcgtGCTAAAATGgaatttattataacagtgctcttttatattatttactcTGCTTTTTCTACACAATATATGATTTACTTGAAAAATagagaaatattttttcgcTTCAGAGacataattcatttttttatagcattttttgtatttatttatttttaagtgATAAATCTGTTTGTGAAATGAGCATATTATATGGTTACTTGTGtcatatgtgtatatatatatataggaaTTTTATTATGGCAGCTGGTTTTCTTTTATacatgttttatttttaataccTTTGGTTGAAACCAATTTAtggaaaacaaaaaaataacaacttttataattagatatattttaagtaaatattatttatgatatAATGTTGTAGCAGAGAATGTAAGCAACGTTTGGGGACACAATAATTTAGCCTAATTGTTTATAAacgatatatttttttctttgtttgcttctttttattttttatttcttgtAGTTAATTCAATTGTTTAATGATGATTTgggaatattatatatttgtgcTAAATtacatacaaaaaaaaattataaaatataaatgtactTCGCCTGCTTATGTTATCATAAgcttattaaaaatataaatattttgttttgatatataaaaaaaaattctacaaaaaaaatacataaatttatattttttttgaataaatttCATAATTAAACTGATAATTGCAAGCATAATAATtcaatatatgaaaatgtttaaagaattaaaatgtGTTAACAGATGCTAGCATCgaggaaatattttttttaatggtAATTCACTTTATTCAAAAATGAAGggattttaaaaatatattatatatcatatatgtatttttgaatatattcatcataattatatcatttgGGGAAtgcttaaaatattatatagcaTATAGCATTTTATATgccaatttttttacattactAAAGCAACTGCCACAAAAGTTGGAATTGAAAAGCAATTACCAAATATTTTGCAGGTGTAAACAAGAGCAAGCCATCATGACATATATTACTTtttgtatatgtataaaattatttttttaaatacactaaaaaataaaataattgagTTAGACATTGAAAATTAGGATTATTAACATTTGAAATCGtcttaatataataaagcgTAGATTATTGTGCGGTCAAATTTAAAGAGCATACACACACACTTAAGGCATATATCCATGATTTTGTacaacatataataatttgtttttcaaaaaaatagaaaatgatTTTTACCAATATAGCCCTTCAATTTGATATATAAGTGAATTAGTAAtcttaataaatttaatgtatctttaatattacatcgcctaaatattataatgaatcatttattatcatcatatTTCATTAAGCGTGTTCTACAAATACTTTtaacattatatttttattgttttacaAGTTTATTCaaagtaaatatatgattgtatacaaaattttaaaattatatattcgtttttttatgcaatataattattattgttattattatgttgTTTGACATATAAGAAATAAcctttatatattacaatGCATATTGcttcaaattttaaaaaaggttATAATTTTGCTTTCTAGAAAGAAAACTGAAAAGacaattataaattcatatattcaaaaaaacaggctaaaaaatatataaattccGTTTGTAAGGAAAAATCtctattattaaatatatacaaacttATATAGGCTGATCCTATGTCATTTAttgattcattttttttgataactttttttgtctataaaagaaaaagaaaccCAATATAATGGTagatttaattatatttgaaattgagcttaaaaaatgtgtaaacttaaagaatattaaatagtaaatttttctattaatataattaatttttgtaaagGGAATCCATATTAGGGctatatttcatattttataataaaacataaaataaattttctatatgATGAAATTCTCTATGATAACTAATGtactatatttatgttttatttaaataatatttataaaaataaagataatcGAATGTTTAACTATTAAAGGtactataatatatgtttaatgAATACGACAAAGTTAAGCGTTTGGTTATGAAATGTATTTGACTGTTTGATTTCATATGTATTATTCTGTGTTATTTATACGAggaatatttgaaaatatgggtgttttatatgattttaatagaaataatatatattcaaaagtatattatataaataaaaatatcaagTGCTTATTTATCGagatcatatattttaaaaaaacgaagaaaaataaaatacggaatattattaaataatattaagcCCTTGAGGAGTATAACAAATAAGAACGTATTTCGATGCACATACTAACttttgtaattatttttcatatgtttgcatatattgattacaatatatgtatctagtattttattatcataattaatatatattaacttgcttgtaaataaacaataaaatacacaagcttataaaatatcaagcttataaaatatcaaGCCTGTTATTAAATGCGCCTTGAATTATACTAAAgacttatttatataaaaatatccaAAAAACATATTGGAGTTAGATCTGCTACATAAAGTTGTTTGGtcataattaaataatgtattCTGTACGAAAATGGgttatatttgaaaaaagcTAAGATGTAAAAATGTTCGCAATtgtgtatttatatatctgATGGTAGcagttattatatatattttttttttaaatgttaaaaataattttttgtatttaatataatgactcaaataaaaaaaatggtcACGATCAAGcatacacatttttatgcgcttattaaattgttgtatattttttttaattaaaatatacaaaaggtgtacttttaaaaaataaataatataatatttgtgtCCATAAATGGTTTTAACGAATGCAACAAGTTTATTACACAGTACACATTAATTAGTTCGAttgaaaatggaaaatattaacaaatgaaataaatttcatatttttttatggttatattcatttattcaCATATTTTAGAACAAAgaactaataaatattactattttgagaataaatattaagtTATCATTATCTCATACTACAATATGAttccatttatttaatgaataaaatcaaaaatgAGAGTcagtatttttaaatttgcttttttttcaattattatttgttcttTTGAATATGTCCAAAATGTAAGtcacatattattttcttttattattaataatatttcattatatttttcgcATGTATTTTGTTTTGCATTAAccttatattattgtttcaTGTATTGATAAGACACTTATGTTAAAGAAACAGTTAAAattagttatatatatgttaataaatatttcaattaTTTGCAGGAATTATACTTCATATACGAGagaaacatatatattgaaaggaatataataaattttaaaaataataggaTATTAACAGATGCAGACAGTCAATTCGatttaaatgatttttatcaatCATCTTCGAGTCTTGAAAGCCAATTTAATGGATGCAATGGTGATTacgaagaaataaaaaatcttCAAGATATTATAGATTCCCATATAAAGAAGCGTGAAGAAAGTAATACAACAcacatattaaataatgcaaatgaggaaacgaaaaaaataattcaggAACTTCGAAAAGAATTAGAAGAAGCAAAAAAACAACTTGATAGTATAAATAGTAATGAATTAGAAATACAACCGatacataataaaagaaaggTAAAAAAAGAGGAAAATATTTCTGCATCAGaacatgaaaatattttagagagggaaaatgataattttgaaaataaatatgatgaaaTTGCATCAAATGATATTTATAAGGaaatacaaattaataaaaatccaaaaaaaaaattaaaaaaaaatgttaaaaacAGGGAGACGGGTTTAGTAAGTTTTtcgaatataataaagtcAAAATCGTGGCACTTAGTATTACTACTTACACCGAAGGTATTTTCCTCAATTAAGAACTTTTGGAAaaacttaaaaattttcactAAAAAATCTAAAAAATCTAAATAACCactctatattattatgttttatcATACTTGTTTAAatgattaaaaataatatatttaatattttatggcATAACTGTCacactttttatattttatagaatAATGAAATTTGATTAAATAGTTTGTTttagtattatatttttttaatttaatatacaaCCACATTATATACTTAATTCGCCTTTGTTTACTGTTTTTCAAAAACTCATTTATCCTTATTCCatggatatatattatatattaatggaTTTTTGATTTACTCATGTTTagttaatatttataattattttaaataaacttAATTTAAACACATTTGTTAGTGAGAGTATAAGCTATATTTTGTCTCAGTGATCTGTATTTGAATTATAGCTTTGTTCTATGCGATCTATGTTTTGGGTTAGAGgcatatttttactaatttgtttataatttgatCGTATTTAGGGGCCTATACATGTtgattaaatatatgtaccATCCTAGTATGTTTAATCCCGAGCCGATGCCTAAATATGCTCCCAAAAGGGGGCATAACCATTAATATGAAAGAAAtatcataaataaaagatcttcataaataataacagtTATCTTTGTAGTATTCACAAAATTAATGCATACAGATTCATCCTAATATTAAAAGACATAAACAAatgatatacaaaaaaaaccttcttaaacaaaaaaagacTTTATTATGGTAATTTAAAGCAACCATAATGAATGGAAATACAACGTTATGTtaacataaatattctAATATTATGGTgccaaataaaatatatataaatatatgtttctCTACAAGTTTAAGTAATAATACTAGCACAATTTAAATTGATTCAccaacattttattttaaaaatgatattctAACACTAAATTTGATTCTTTGTTTTTACATCcttaaaattgtattacatataaagaaacaacaaataataaatgtaaatgATTATTACTTTAATTCCccttttattaattataagaaaataaaagttaaTTAAAAGTAAggttatttataattagtTTTAATTCATATTGATTCACAAATtagcattatatataccttCAAATTGCAGCTAAAatcattatatacaaatttaatttaaaaaaaaatctgaAATAgcaaagaatatatatatatatatataatgtaaaaagatataatatgtttattattatcttttcTTGTTTTgacttaaaaaattaattaaaaacgttacatttatgtttataaaaatccaaaacaccatttaatataaacattattaacgcatattttatatttaattttcttatccattttctattttGTCTTCACCATTCTTTCTTAAATTACAAATCCAatcaataattttttttaaaatgtctTCATTTCCTGGCTTAATCGTTGTACCATGATTCATACCATCAACAGTATGTAATTCTTTATCATTaacatttaatttattataaaacaaGATCATTCCTACATAAGAGCATATACTATCATCTTTTGAATgcacaaataataaaggaaTATCTTTTGGAATATAATTAACATCACAATCCAATTTGATCGTTGCTTTTACACATTCAGACCtccatttaaattttgttcCACTAATAtttggaaatatataatgtttacatatattaccAAAAAACCCTGACTTTTTATAACGTGATTCTGACGAAATTTCTATATGGGGTAAGACATAAGACATGAAGATGAATATAGGAAGAAAATATTGCCAAAATGATTTGTTCTCCGAATCCAATATTGACTTTACTCTCACCATACCAGATATAGATACGCAGCCTTTAATATTGAATTTatctaaataattatagtGTCCTTCATGATTACCATTAGAAATGGAATTTGTCGTAGCAGAGATATTAGCACGGGAATTATCGGAACCATAATTATTAGAATTATTCATATCATTGTcaatttcattaatattagtAGAATTGTTTAACATGGTgctactatttttatagttaTTTGAACTACGCGGCTTAATTCtatcttctttttctttctttaaTAATTGTAATATCCTTAAAGCAATATTTGCTCCCATCGAATAAccaataatatacataggaagttttttttttttagttgtTACTATATTATGGGATTCATCATCCTTTTGACTATCATTTGAGGTTTCGTCGTGAATTTGATTCATATATTGTATTACATCATCAACTATATCATCAAAACAATTAAAAGTGCCTCTTAATTTCCCCAACGGTTGTGATCCCCCATGTCCTTGCAAATCTATTCCAAATACTGAATAACCAGTTTgattaaatttttcaatCCAACTatctttataaatatagtaatTATTATTGCCTACTACTAAGCCTTTATTGTTATTTggcatttttaatttttttctcataaAATTTGCTCGAGTATGTGCTTCGAATCCATGtattaacaatatatttccTATAGCATTTTTAACCGTCCAtctatatgtttttaaaagtaaaccatttttattacgtAACCAACCTATCTTAGGATCACCATTTAAATTACATGTTGTATTTATTGATTCGTCATTATTCAAttcaattttttccatcataaatattatggaACATAATAATCTATaatacaattaaaaatatatatattttttagccAAAATATATCCATACATATTACTGTTCCTTTTAATAAagtattttaaataacaaatgtctttttttttgcataaaatatgtatatatgcatatatataattgtaatattctttttaaaGATATGAATATAGATTATTAACACAAAAAATAGACCATACTAATCGTATTATGGCtgtatacaattttatatatgcaaactCTGCATACGTATTACATCcttatcaaataatattagtaGAAGTGTATGTATgccataataatataacaaatcgtgaataatttataaaaaatgaaaaaagtatataattatagttctttattttattttcggAGTTTTTTCTAGCATTTCATGCAATCAGATGAAATTACAattgatataataaaataaatacaaattattatatattgctttccaataatttattattttttttaattttcttaaTTTCGATAGTTTGAATTTAtctaagaaaaaaatatatatttaaaatatataaatgttatatattattttttattaataaataacgatttatataatggttttacttaaaaaatattaatgagcAAATACAATATgcatatcatatttatttataataccaacgaaaaaaaacaaccaaaaaaaaattttttatttttattttgatgcAATAACAAGTACATTTAAGTTGGTatcaacaaaaaatatatatacatattattaatatatttttttaattataacaagtataaaatataattattctcTAGAAagatgtattatttttagaaCTGATAATGGTTTATGGCATTAATTATGCATTATAAGAAAATctataaaaacaattacatttttttatttaaaa from Plasmodium vinckei vinckei genome assembly, chromosome: PVVCY_04 harbors:
- a CDS encoding ras-related protein RAB7, putative — encoded protein: MSNKKRTILKVIILGDSGVGKTSLMNQYVNKKFTNQYKATIGADFLTKETVVDNEQLTMQIWDTAGQERFQSLGVAFYRGADCCVLVFDLTNYKTYESLESWKDEFLIQASPKDPENFPFVIIGNKVDETNKRKVQSVKVLQWCKANNNIPYFETSAKNAINVDQAFDEIARKAMKQELQEEQIYLPETFSLNSHNDQKIYKSRCC
- a CDS encoding protein RER1, putative, with the protein product MKQTNEQKRDNNPDEKKEFRPFLRKLNEFKFWLYSTRAILLSIVCTFFPFLDIPVFWPLLLFYFICLFLATMKEQIKNMIRFKYLPFNTSTKQTYGSIVRGSGRNK
- a CDS encoding fam-b protein; the encoded protein is MRVSIFKFAFFSIIICSFEYVQNELYFIYERNIYIERNIINFKNNRILTDADSQFDLNDFYQSSSSLESQFNGCNGDYEEIKNLQDIIDSHIKKREESNTTHILNNANEETKKIIQELRKELEEAKKQLDSINSNELEIQPIHNKRKVKKEENISASEHENILERENDNFENKYDEIASNDIYKEIQINKNPKKKLKKNVKNRETGLVSFSNIIKSKSWHLVLLLTPKVFSSIKNFWKNLKIFTKKSKKSK
- a CDS encoding lysophospholipase, putative, which encodes MEKIELNNDESINTTCNLNGDPKIGWLRNKNGLLLKTYRWTVKNAIGNILLIHGFEAHTRANFMRKKLKMPNNNKGLVVGNNNYYIYKDSWIEKFNQTGYSVFGIDLQGHGGSQPLGKLRGTFNCFDDIVDDVIQYMNQIHDETSNDSQKDDESHNIVTTKKKKLPMYIIGYSMGANIALRILQLLKKEKEDRIKPRSSNNYKNSSTMLNNSTNINEIDNDMNNSNNYGSDNSRANISATTNSISNGNHEGHYNYLDKFNIKGCVSISGMVRVKSILDSENKSFWQYFLPIFIFMSYVLPHIEISSESRYKKSGFFGNICKHYIFPNISGTKFKWRSECVKATIKLDCDVNYIPKDIPLLFVHSKDDSICSYVGMILFYNKLNVNDKELHTVDGMNHGTTIKPGNEDILKKIIDWICNLRKNGEDKIENG